DNA from Intestinimonas massiliensis (ex Afouda et al. 2020):
GTTCCCTTCCGGAAAGCAAAAAACCGCTGTCCAAAGTAGTTGAGCACGGTATACAGCCCCATGCCCACCAGCTTGGAGAGCCGCTCGACCCAGATCACGGGTACGGCGTTGGGCTGTTGGGGGATAGGCACCAGCACCTTGGCCAGCCCATACCCCACCACATAGCACACCGCCACGTTGACGGCGAACTTTACCGCCGACCGGCCCAGCTTCTCCTGACTGTGGAAGGTGAAGTGCCGGTTGAGGAAGAAGCTCATCACCGCTCCGGCCACATAGGCGATGGCGGTGGAGGGCCAGTAGCCCAGCCCCTCCAGAAGGAACATGAGGAACATGGACAGCAGGGTGTTGCCCACCCCCACCAGCAGGAATTTGGGAATCGAGCTGTCAATTAGTCTGGCCATGTTCGTCCTCCAGCACCTCCCGGATCAGGAACCGGGGGCGACCCTTGGTCTCCAGGTAGATTTTTCCGATATACTCCCCAATGACCCCCAGGGACAGCAGGATCAATCCCCCGATGGCCCAGACGGAGCAGATGACGCTGGCCCAGCCCAGAACGGTTTCTCCGTGGGCCCAGCGGACGATGGAATAGATCAGCATCAGGATGCTGATGAAAAAGATGAGAAAGCCCAGGGCCGTGATATAGCGGATGGGCTTCACCGACAGGGAGGTGATGCCCTCCATGGCAAAGGAGAGCATCTTTTTGAGGGGATACTTGCTCTCGCCGGCGAACCGCTCGCCCCGCTCGTACTCCACGGCGGCGCTGGGATAGCCCACCAGGGGCACGATCCCCCGAAGGAACAGGTTGACTTCCTTGAACGCCGCCAGCCCCTCCAGGGCCCGGCGGGAGAGCAGGCGATAGTCAGCGTGGTTGAACACCGTCTCGGCCCCCAGGGCGTTCATCACCCGGTAAAAGCCCTCTGCGGTGAAGCGTTTGAAAAAGGAATCGCTCTTTCGGGAGGAACGGACGCCGTACACCACGTCGCACCCCTCGTAGTACTTGTCCACCATGGCGTCCACCGCGTCAATGTCGTCCTGGAGGTCGGCGTCCATGGAGATGACCATGTCGGCCCGGTCCTTGGCGGTCATCAGTCCGGCCAGCAGAGCGTTCTGGTGACCCCGGTTGCGGCTCAGATCCG
Protein-coding regions in this window:
- a CDS encoding GtrA family protein, whose amino-acid sequence is MARLIDSSIPKFLLVGVGNTLLSMFLMFLLEGLGYWPSTAIAYVAGAVMSFFLNRHFTFHSQEKLGRSAVKFAVNVAVCYVVGYGLAKVLVPIPQQPNAVPVIWVERLSKLVGMGLYTVLNYFGQRFFAFRKGT
- a CDS encoding glycosyltransferase family 2 protein, with product MEHPDTLYIVVPCYNEEEVLPETARRLRAKLEALTAAGRISDQSRVLFVNDGSRDHTWAVISDLHRQCPLFSGADLSRNRGHQNALLAGLMTAKDRADMVISMDADLQDDIDAVDAMVDKYYEGCDVVYGVRSSRKSDSFFKRFTAEGFYRVMNALGAETVFNHADYRLLSRRALEGLAAFKEVNLFLRGIVPLVGYPSAAVEYERGERFAGESKYPLKKMLSFAMEGITSLSVKPIRYITALGFLIFFISILMLIYSIVRWAHGETVLGWASVICSVWAIGGLILLSLGVIGEYIGKIYLETKGRPRFLIREVLEDEHGQTN